The following coding sequences lie in one Apium graveolens cultivar Ventura chromosome 3, ASM990537v1, whole genome shotgun sequence genomic window:
- the LOC141714857 gene encoding uncharacterized protein LOC141714857 — protein sequence MFIEDQIKKGNMNQYLQRRLDDRDKPSGGGKHVVNMIFGGTSSPPRSPDEGNDVLMIQPVEDERIYFSNTDYEGLDPEHNQALVVTLDITDNEVQRILVDNGSSANIVFEHTLNRMKLGHLRMDPCLEDPLYRFENNMIPIRGVIYLPMVFGAAPRQVSHIMKFYVISGASSYNMILGRPTITKLRAIPSTIHLKLKFPTSGGIRELRGDRGTSGKCYGQALVMAETDPENRKKAMALPKGQSRKKHREYFSKRLKLDVNMIEDSGYSVTNADARIQKFMEIREKTKVEPAA from the coding sequence ATGTTCATTGAAGATCAGATCAAAAAGGGCAACATGAACCAGTACCTACAAAGAAGACTTGATGACAGAGATAAGCCCTCTGGTGGCGGGAAACATGTGGTCAACATGATTTTTGGAGGAACCTCCTCCCCACCCCGGAGTCCAGACGAGGGCAATGATGTCCTGATGATCCAGCCTGTTGAAGATGAGCGCATATATTTCTCCAATACCGATTATGAAGGCCTGGATCCCGAGCACAACCAAGCCCTGGTCGTGACTCTCGACATCACCGACAATGAGGTACAAAGAATTCTGGTTGATAATGGTTCCTCAGCTAACATTGTTTTTGAGCATACCCTTAACAGGATGAAGTTGGGACACCTCCGCATGGATCCATGCCTCGAAGACCCTCTCTATAGATTCGAGAATAATATGATCCCGATCCGCGGGGTAATATACCTCCCCATGGTCTTTGGTGCCGCACCCCGGCAGGTATCTCATATCATGAAGTTCTACGTGATAAGTGGTGCATCCTCTTATAACATGATTCTGGGAAGACCCACCATCACCAAGCTTCGGGCCATCCCGTCTACAATCCACCTGAAGCTGAAGTTTCCCACCTCGGGAGGCATCAGAGAACTTAGGGGGGACCGGGGCACTTCGGGAAAATGCTACGGACAGGCGCTGGTCATGGCCGAAACTGATCCAGAAAACAGAAAGAAGGCAATGGCCTTACCCAAAGGCCAAAGCCGCAAGAAGCATCGTGAATATTTCAGCAAAAGGCTAAAGTTGGACGTTAACATGATAGAGGATTCGGGATACAGCGTAACCAACGCCGACGCCCGGATACAAAAATTCATGGAAATAAGAGAGAAAACCAAGGTAGAACCTGCTGCCTAG